The following are from one region of the Cottoperca gobio chromosome 13, fCotGob3.1, whole genome shotgun sequence genome:
- the LOC115018013 gene encoding gap junction delta-2 protein, producing MGDWSILGRFLSEVQNHSTVIGKIWLTMLLIFRILLVALVGDAVYSDEQSKFTCNTQQPGCNNVCYDTFAPVSHLRFWVFQIVLVSTPSIFYIVFVLHKIAKDEKLDGQRAQVVAQRPPRQRCGHMGKDGMEALRADMPSYCPHYREEWDARDKEGVEQSSLQEHYGELGEDPTQQSNQVLLIYILHVLLRSVMEITFLVGQYFLFGFEVPQLYRCETYPCPTRTDCFVSRATEKTIFLNFMFSISLGCFVLNIAELHYLGWVYIFRILCSACSTCCSQERDTVRLYSNHNPLLLQLRHSLRGQLVLQTPAAMAPEKTGGLLTHAPAISFETDSTVECTSKRSPESRDKVKVKLSNMARLGRTKKSWL from the coding sequence ATGGGTGACTGGTCCATACTTGGCCGCTTCCTGTCTGAGGTCCAAAACCACTCTACAGTGATAGGCAAGATCTGGCTCACCATGCTGCTCATTTTCCGTATCCTGCTGGTGGCCTTGGTAGGTGACGCCGTCTACAGCGACGAGCAGTCCAAGTTCACTTGTAACACACAGCAGCCTGGCTGCAACAACGTCTGTTACGACACCTTTGCTCCTGTTTCGCATCTACGGTTCTGGGTCTTCCAAATTGTTCTGGTCTCGACCCCATCCATCTTCTACATAGTTTTTGTTCTGCATAAGATTGCCAAGGATGAAAAGCTGGATGGCCAAAGGGCACAGGTGGTCGCCCAGAGGCCTCCCCGACAGAGATGTGGACACATGGGAAAGGATGGAATGGAGGCCCTGAGGGCCGACATGCCATCCTACTGTCCTCATTACAGGGAGGAATGGGATGCTAGGGACAAGGAAGGTGTAGAACAAAGCTCTCTGCAGGAGCATTATGGTGAGTTAGGAGAGGACCCCACCCAGCAGTCCAACCAGGTTCTGCTCATCTACATTCTTCATGTATTACTACGATCTGTCATGGAGATCACCTTCCTGGTCGGCCAGTACTTCTTGTTTGGATTCGAGGTGCCTCAGCTGTACCGCTGTGAGACCTACCCTTGTCCTACCCGTACAGACTGCTTTGTGTCACGTGCCACTGAGAAAACTATCTTCTTGAACTTCATGTTCAGCATCAGCCTGGGCTGCTTTGTGCTCAACATCGCAGAGCTCCACTACCTGGGCTGGGTCTACATTTTCCGCATCCTCTGCTCAgcctgctccacctgctgcagTCAGGAGAGGGACACCGTCAGACTGTACTCAAACCATAACcccctcctgctgcagctcaggCATTCTCTTAGAGGCCAGCTGGTTCTGCAGACCCCGGCAGCCATGGCCCCAGAGAAGACTGGGGGTCTGCTCACACATGCCCCGGCCATCTCCTTTGAGACAGACTCAACTGTGGAATGCACCTCCAAGAGAAgtccagagagcagagacaaagTGAAGGTCAAGCTATCCAACATGGCCAGGCTGGGACGGACTAAGAAGTCTTGGCTATAA